One Pseudorhodoplanes sinuspersici DNA segment encodes these proteins:
- a CDS encoding DUF6494 family protein encodes MDEDALNTSIRKYLKEVGVTSQREIEKAIRSAIESGKLKGGEKLPAKMVLTIEPLGLMHEVDGAIKLE; translated from the coding sequence ATGGATGAAGATGCCCTCAACACTTCGATCCGGAAATATCTGAAAGAAGTGGGCGTGACATCGCAGCGCGAGATCGAGAAAGCGATTCGTAGTGCGATCGAAAGCGGCAAGTTGAAGGGCGGCGAGAAGCTGCCTGCCAAGATGGTGTTAACGATTGAACCGCTAGGACTGATGCACGAGGTCGATGGCGCGATAAAGCTTGAATAA
- a CDS encoding response regulator, with product MTTGIINRAPRRSWRRTIAAKLLSAFAVIAALTAIAALLAGLQFSRVETAMGKLTTESLPAVKYSLAVESTARAVAASGSELASATSELQRFARMSEATERIGRLWSALSQLRALMGDNDAIGKLQALIAQLDGELGQLDRAIGEKIAVSSELDNAVARVTQNGVALAERMLRLPPQGEAAQDALNAMRADTYRSAGLLYQGATSMSALVVSASQAQFDGLRSRFQSSLDTLSQDPSLDRTQLDELSAAVRSLLAFGDKSGGVFSLREADLTQRANAAKMQGAMDQAAADMEALVRGLVDRAESVAADTTALTAHAIDTTRFWLMAISITSVVLAVLIAWLFVARYVIARLHQVTNSMLAVASGQLDAPLPPPGPDELGDMSRALSVFRDNAREIRDAREEAEAARHQAEAASRTKSAFLANMSHELRTPLNAIIGYSEILREDAQDRGDSTSEADLVKIETAGKHLLGLINDILDLSKIEAGRMDLHFEDVDLGRLLSDVRVLVTPLMDKNGNTFEIDMPADIGVMHIDLVKLKQSLINILSNAAKFTRDGLVKLSVSKDMADPRKPVFRFAVKDSGIGMNQEQVGRLFQAFTQADASTTRNYGGTGLGLTITKHFCMMLGGDIEVTSAPGLGSTFTITLPDGGKAAPAAERGETAPVVSGDASGKTVLIVDDDPTVHDVLRATIAKEGYRLLHAYDGEQALKIAREERPDVITLDVMMPKLDGWTVLGKLKSDPALAPIPVIMLTIVDERTTGYSLGAAEYMTKPVDRNRLLELLRRFAAKSREAVVLVVDDSEDVRAVVRSTVEKAGLKTVEAENGQVALDWLGKNPAPALVLLDLMMPVMDGFAFLERVQQVPALARVPVVVLTAKELTETERHVINERTLLVLTKGAQPLSSLGSALAAIARRPVEAAE from the coding sequence ATGACGACGGGGATTATCAACCGCGCGCCGCGTCGGTCGTGGCGCCGGACGATTGCCGCCAAGCTCCTCAGCGCGTTTGCGGTCATTGCAGCGCTCACGGCGATCGCCGCGTTGCTGGCGGGTCTGCAGTTCAGTCGTGTCGAAACGGCGATGGGCAAGCTCACCACCGAGAGCTTGCCGGCCGTCAAATACTCGCTTGCCGTCGAATCGACCGCGCGTGCCGTCGCCGCTTCCGGTTCTGAACTGGCCTCGGCCACCTCGGAGCTTCAGCGTTTCGCCCGCATGAGTGAGGCGACCGAACGGATCGGCCGGCTCTGGTCGGCGCTGTCGCAACTGCGCGCGCTGATGGGGGACAATGATGCAATCGGAAAACTGCAGGCATTGATTGCACAGCTCGACGGCGAGCTCGGCCAGCTTGATCGCGCCATCGGCGAGAAGATCGCGGTGTCATCCGAACTCGACAATGCGGTGGCGCGCGTAACCCAGAACGGCGTTGCTTTGGCCGAGCGCATGCTGCGGTTGCCGCCGCAAGGAGAGGCCGCACAGGACGCCCTGAATGCGATGCGGGCTGATACCTATCGGTCCGCCGGTCTGCTCTATCAGGGGGCGACCAGCATGTCCGCGCTGGTCGTGTCGGCTTCGCAGGCCCAATTTGACGGCCTGCGCTCGCGCTTCCAATCCTCACTCGACACGCTATCGCAGGACCCTTCGCTTGATCGCACGCAACTCGATGAACTCAGCGCGGCCGTGCGCTCGCTTCTCGCGTTTGGCGACAAGTCTGGTGGCGTGTTCTCGCTGCGCGAGGCCGATCTGACTCAGCGTGCCAATGCCGCAAAAATGCAGGGCGCCATGGATCAGGCGGCTGCTGACATGGAGGCGCTGGTTCGCGGCCTGGTCGATCGCGCCGAAAGTGTCGCCGCCGATACGACCGCGCTGACCGCCCACGCGATCGATACCACCCGTTTCTGGCTGATGGCGATTTCGATCACCAGTGTCGTGCTTGCGGTTCTCATCGCCTGGCTTTTCGTTGCGCGCTACGTCATTGCGCGCTTGCATCAGGTCACCAACAGCATGCTGGCGGTGGCAAGCGGCCAGCTCGATGCGCCTCTGCCGCCGCCGGGGCCGGATGAACTCGGCGACATGAGTCGCGCTCTCTCGGTTTTCCGGGACAATGCCCGCGAGATCCGCGATGCGCGCGAGGAGGCCGAAGCCGCACGCCATCAGGCGGAAGCCGCTTCGCGCACCAAGTCGGCCTTCCTTGCCAATATGAGCCACGAATTGCGAACGCCGCTGAATGCCATTATCGGCTATAGCGAAATCCTCCGCGAGGATGCGCAGGATCGCGGCGACAGCACCAGCGAAGCCGATCTGGTCAAGATCGAAACCGCCGGCAAGCATCTGCTCGGTCTGATCAACGACATTCTCGATCTTTCCAAGATCGAAGCCGGACGTATGGATCTGCATTTTGAAGATGTCGATCTCGGCAGGCTGCTCTCCGACGTGCGGGTGCTGGTGACGCCGCTGATGGACAAGAACGGCAACACCTTCGAGATCGACATGCCGGCCGATATCGGTGTCATGCATATCGATCTGGTGAAGCTTAAACAGAGCCTGATCAACATTCTCAGCAATGCTGCGAAATTCACCAGGGATGGTCTGGTGAAACTGAGCGTGTCGAAGGACATGGCGGACCCGCGCAAGCCGGTTTTCAGGTTTGCGGTGAAGGATTCCGGCATCGGCATGAATCAAGAGCAGGTGGGCCGACTGTTTCAGGCTTTCACACAGGCAGATGCATCGACGACGCGCAACTACGGCGGCACCGGTCTCGGGCTCACGATCACCAAGCATTTCTGCATGATGCTCGGCGGCGATATCGAGGTCACCAGCGCGCCGGGCCTGGGTTCGACCTTCACCATTACCCTGCCGGACGGTGGCAAAGCAGCGCCGGCTGCAGAACGCGGAGAGACGGCGCCTGTGGTCAGCGGCGATGCGTCCGGCAAGACCGTGCTGATTGTCGATGACGATCCGACCGTGCATGACGTCCTGCGCGCAACCATCGCCAAAGAAGGCTATCGCCTGCTGCACGCTTATGACGGCGAGCAGGCATTGAAAATCGCGCGGGAGGAGCGCCCCGATGTCATCACGCTCGACGTGATGATGCCGAAGCTTGATGGCTGGACCGTGCTCGGCAAGTTGAAATCCGACCCGGCGCTGGCGCCGATCCCGGTCATCATGCTCACCATCGTCGATGAGCGCACCACCGGCTATTCGCTCGGCGCGGCCGAATACATGACCAAGCCGGTCGATCGCAACCGGCTGCTCGAATTGCTGCGGCGCTTTGCTGCGAAGTCGCGCGAGGCGGTCGTGCTGGTGGTCGATGACAGTGAGGATGTCCGGGCCGTGGTGCGCTCGACGGTCGAGAAGGCCGGTTTGAAAACAGTCGAGGCCGAGAACGGGCAGGTGGCGCTGGACTGGCTCGGGAAAAATCCTGCGCCAGCTCTGGTATTGCTCGATCTGATGATGCCGGTCATGGATGGGTTCGCGTTCCTCGAACGCGTGCAGCAGGTGCCGGCTTTGGCGCGTGTCCCGGTTGTGGTGCTGACCGCCAAGGAATTGACCGAGACGGAACGGCACGTCATCAACGAGCGCACCTTGCTCGTTCTTACCAAGGGCGCCCAACCCTTGTCATCGCTCGGCTCGGCGCTGGCCGCCATCGCGCGGCGGCCGGTAGAGGCCGCGGAATGA